The following proteins are encoded in a genomic region of Mycobacterium kiyosense:
- a CDS encoding hypothetical protein (frameshifted, insertion at around 1154627,1154637) gives MTILALDTSTPAVTAGLVRIEHAGFHVLAERVTVDPRAHAERLTPNVVAALADTGLAMSDLDAVVVGCGPGPFTGLRVGMATAAAYGHALGVPVHGVCSLDAIGVLTTGETLVVTDARRREVYWARYRDGVRTNGPAVGAAADVDPGPSVAVAGSPEHAALFGLPVIEPVYPTPAGLVRAVDDWSAEPARLVPLYLRRPDAKPPAARA, from the coding sequence ATGACGATTCTGGCTCTGGACACCTCCACTCCCGCCGTCACTGCCGGGCTGGTGCGGATCGAGCACGCCGGCTTCCACGTCCTGGCCGAGCGGGTGACCGTCGACCCCCGCGCGCACGCCGAGCGGCTGACGCCGAATGTGGTTGCGGCACTTGCCGATACGGGACTGGCCATGAGCGACTTGGACGCCGTTGTAGTGGGTTGCGGTCCCGGCCCGTTCACCGGGCTGCGCGTTGGCATGGCCACCGCCGCCGCCTACGGGCACGCCCTGGGCGTCCCCGTGCACGGGGTGTGCAGCCTGGACGCCATCGGCGTGCTCACCACCGGCGAGACGCTGGTGGTCACCGACGCCCGCCGCCGCGAGGTTTACTGGGCGCGCTACCGCGACGGCGTCCGGACTAACGGGCCCGCGGTGGGTGCCGCGGCCGACGTCGACCCAGGGCCGTCGGTGGCAGTGGCCGGTTCCCCGGAGCACGCCGCACTGTTCGGACTGCCGGTCATCGAGCCGGTCTACCCGACACCGGCCGGGCTGGTGCGCGCGGTGGATGACTGGTCGGCGGAGCCGGCTCGGCTGGTACCGCTGTACCTGCGCCGTCCGGATGCCAAACCCCCGGCGGCGCGAGCATGA
- the rimI gene encoding ribosomal-protein-alanine acetyltransferase codes for MTDVVLGPLTRADARRCAELEALLFEGDDPWPAVAFERELASKTNHYVAARSGETLVGYAGITRLGRVPPFEYEVHTIGVDPAFQGQGIGRRLLDELLAFAEGGVVYLEVRTDNEPAIGLYRSVGFEQVGLRKRYYRVSGADAYTMRREAL; via the coding sequence ATGACGGACGTCGTGCTGGGACCGTTGACCCGTGCGGACGCACGTCGCTGCGCCGAGCTGGAGGCGCTGCTGTTCGAGGGCGACGACCCCTGGCCGGCTGTGGCGTTCGAGCGGGAGCTGGCCAGCAAGACCAACCACTACGTCGCCGCGCGCAGCGGCGAGACGCTGGTCGGCTACGCCGGCATCACCCGGCTGGGCCGCGTGCCGCCCTTCGAGTACGAGGTGCACACCATCGGGGTGGACCCGGCGTTTCAGGGGCAGGGAATCGGCCGCAGGCTGCTTGACGAGCTGCTCGCCTTCGCCGAGGGCGGCGTGGTCTATCTGGAGGTCCGCACTGACAACGAGCCCGCGATCGGGTTGTATCGCAGTGTGGGGTTCGAACAGGTCGGGCTGCGCAAGCGGTACTACCGGGTCAGCGGCGCCGACGCCTACACCATGCGCAGGGAGGCTCTCTAG
- the tsaD gene encoding tRNA N6-adenosine threonylcarbamoyltransferase — translation MTTILAIESSCDETGVGIARLGPDGTVELLADEVASSVDEHVRFGGVVPEIASRAHLEALGPAMRRALETAGLAKPDIVAATIGPGLAGALLVGVAAAKAYSAAWGVPFYAVNHLGGHLAADVYEQGPLPECVALLVSGGHTHLLHVRSLGEPIVELGSTVDDAAGEAYDKVARLLGLGYPGGRVLDELARTGDRDAVVFPRGMTGPRDDPYAFSFSGLKTAVARYVESNPDFVAADVAAGFQEAVADVLTRKAVRAAGELEVSTLLIAGGVAANSRVRELATERCADAGLTLRIPRPRLCTDNGAMIAAFAAHLVAAGAPPSPLDAPSDPGMPVLLGQIL, via the coding sequence ATGACGACGATCCTGGCCATCGAATCCTCCTGTGACGAAACAGGAGTCGGCATCGCGCGGCTGGGTCCCGACGGCACCGTGGAGTTGCTGGCCGACGAGGTCGCCTCCAGCGTCGACGAGCATGTGCGGTTCGGCGGGGTAGTGCCCGAGATCGCCTCCCGGGCGCATCTGGAGGCTCTCGGACCGGCGATGCGCCGCGCGCTCGAGACAGCCGGCTTGGCCAAGCCCGATATCGTCGCGGCGACGATAGGGCCCGGGCTGGCCGGCGCGCTGTTGGTGGGAGTTGCTGCGGCCAAGGCCTACTCGGCGGCCTGGGGGGTGCCGTTCTACGCCGTCAACCACCTGGGCGGGCACCTGGCCGCCGACGTCTACGAGCAGGGGCCGCTGCCCGAGTGCGTCGCGCTGCTGGTGTCCGGCGGGCACACCCACCTGCTGCACGTGCGGTCCCTGGGCGAGCCGATCGTCGAACTGGGCAGCACGGTCGACGACGCGGCCGGCGAGGCCTACGACAAGGTGGCGCGGCTGCTGGGCCTGGGCTATCCGGGGGGTCGGGTGCTCGACGAACTGGCCCGGACGGGTGACCGGGACGCCGTCGTATTTCCGCGCGGCATGACCGGACCGCGTGATGACCCCTATGCGTTCAGCTTCTCGGGCCTCAAGACGGCGGTCGCGCGATATGTCGAGTCCAATCCCGACTTTGTGGCCGCCGACGTAGCAGCCGGGTTCCAGGAGGCCGTCGCCGACGTGCTGACCCGCAAAGCGGTGCGTGCGGCGGGCGAGCTCGAAGTGTCGACGCTGCTGATCGCCGGGGGAGTGGCCGCCAACTCACGAGTTCGGGAACTGGCCACCGAGCGCTGCGCCGACGCCGGTTTGACGCTGCGGATCCCGCGGCCCCGGCTCTGTACCGACAACGGGGCGATGATCGCGGCGTTCGCGGCGCATCTGGTGGCTGCGGGGGCGCCGCCGTCGCCGCTGGATGCGCCCAGCGACCCGGGAATGCCCGTCTTGCTGGGCCAGATTCTGTGA
- the groS gene encoding 10 kDa chaperonin, which produces MAKVNIKPLEDKILVQANEAETTTASGLVIPDTAKEKPQEGTVVAVGPGRWDEDGEKRIPLDVSEGDTVIYSKYGGTEIKYGGEEYLILSARDVLAVVNK; this is translated from the coding sequence GTGGCGAAGGTGAACATCAAGCCACTCGAGGACAAGATTCTCGTACAGGCCAACGAGGCCGAGACCACGACCGCGTCCGGTCTGGTCATTCCTGACACCGCCAAGGAGAAGCCCCAGGAGGGCACCGTCGTCGCAGTCGGTCCCGGGCGTTGGGACGAGGACGGCGAGAAGCGGATTCCGCTCGACGTCTCCGAGGGTGACACCGTCATCTACAGCAAGTACGGCGGCACCGAAATCAAGTACGGCGGCGAGGAATACCTGATCCTGTCGGCACGCGACGTGCTGGCTGTCGTCAACAAGTAA
- the groL1 gene encoding 60 kDa chaperonin 1 encodes MSKLIEFDATARRAMEAGVNKLADAVKVTLGPGGRHVVLAKAFGGPQVTNDGVTVAREIDLEDPFENLGAQLVKSVATKTNDVAGDGTTTATVLAQALVKGGLRLVAAGANPIALGSGISKAADAVSEALLAAATPVSGKDAIAQVATVSSRDEQIGELVGEAMTKVGADGVVSVEESSTLNTELEFTEGVGFDKGFLSAYFVTDFDAQEAVLEDPLILLHQDKISSLPDLLPLLEKVAEAGKPLLIVAEDVEGEALATLVVNSIRKTLKAVAVKAPFFGDRRKAFLQDLAIVTGAEVINPDTGLVLREAGLDVLGTARRVVVSKDDTIIVDGGGSKDAVANRVKQLRAEIEASDSEWDREKLSERLAKLAGGVAVVKVGAATETALKERKESVEDAVAAAKAAVEEGIVSGGGSALIQARHVLKSLREGLSGDEQLGVDVFSDALAAPLYWIATNAGLDGAVAVNKVSELPTGHGLNAASRTYGDLAADGIVDPVKVTRSAVLNASSVARMVLTTETAVVDKPAEAADDHGHGHHHH; translated from the coding sequence ATGAGCAAACTTATCGAGTTCGACGCGACCGCGCGTCGTGCCATGGAGGCGGGCGTGAACAAGCTCGCCGACGCGGTCAAGGTGACGCTGGGACCCGGCGGCCGGCACGTGGTGCTGGCCAAGGCGTTCGGCGGGCCGCAGGTGACCAACGACGGCGTCACCGTCGCCAGGGAGATCGACCTGGAAGACCCGTTCGAAAACCTGGGCGCCCAGCTGGTGAAGTCGGTGGCCACCAAGACCAACGACGTCGCCGGCGACGGCACCACCACCGCGACGGTGCTGGCCCAGGCGCTGGTCAAGGGCGGCCTGCGGCTGGTTGCCGCCGGCGCCAACCCGATCGCCCTGGGCTCGGGCATCAGCAAGGCCGCCGACGCGGTGTCCGAGGCGCTGCTGGCCGCGGCCACCCCGGTGTCGGGCAAGGACGCGATCGCTCAGGTGGCGACCGTGTCCTCGCGCGACGAGCAGATCGGCGAACTGGTCGGTGAGGCGATGACCAAGGTCGGCGCCGACGGTGTGGTCAGTGTCGAGGAATCGTCCACGCTGAACACCGAGCTGGAATTCACCGAGGGCGTCGGCTTCGACAAGGGCTTCCTGTCGGCGTACTTCGTCACCGACTTCGACGCCCAGGAGGCCGTGCTGGAAGACCCGCTGATCCTGTTGCACCAGGACAAGATCAGCTCGTTGCCCGACCTGCTGCCGCTGCTGGAGAAGGTGGCCGAGGCGGGTAAGCCGCTGTTGATCGTCGCCGAGGACGTCGAGGGTGAGGCGCTGGCCACGCTGGTGGTCAACTCCATCCGCAAGACGCTGAAGGCCGTGGCGGTCAAGGCGCCGTTCTTCGGCGACCGCCGCAAGGCGTTCCTGCAGGACCTGGCGATCGTGACCGGCGCCGAGGTGATCAACCCCGACACCGGGCTGGTGCTGCGTGAGGCGGGCCTCGACGTGCTGGGCACCGCCCGGCGGGTGGTGGTCAGCAAGGACGACACCATCATCGTCGACGGCGGCGGGTCCAAGGACGCGGTCGCCAACCGGGTCAAGCAACTGCGGGCCGAGATCGAGGCCAGCGACTCCGAGTGGGACCGGGAGAAGCTCAGCGAGCGGTTGGCCAAGCTGGCCGGCGGTGTGGCGGTCGTGAAGGTGGGGGCCGCCACCGAGACCGCGCTCAAGGAGCGCAAGGAAAGCGTCGAGGACGCGGTGGCGGCGGCCAAGGCCGCGGTCGAGGAAGGCATCGTCTCCGGCGGTGGCTCCGCGCTGATCCAGGCCCGGCACGTGCTGAAGTCGCTGCGCGAGGGGCTCAGCGGCGACGAGCAGTTGGGTGTCGACGTGTTCTCCGACGCGCTGGCCGCGCCGCTGTACTGGATTGCCACCAACGCCGGGCTCGACGGCGCGGTCGCGGTCAACAAGGTCAGCGAGCTGCCCACCGGGCACGGCCTCAACGCGGCCAGCCGCACCTACGGTGACCTGGCCGCCGACGGGATCGTCGACCCGGTCAAGGTGACCCGCTCGGCGGTGCTCAACGCCTCCTCGGTGGCGCGGATGGTGCTGACCACGGAAACGGCGGTCGTCGACAAGCCGGCCGAGGCCGCGGATGACCACGGCCATGGTCACCACCACCACTGA
- a CDS encoding dimethyl sulfone monooxygenase SfnG, which produces MPTDPTTTPLRFAYWVPNVSGGLVTSTIEQRTDWSYDYNVELARLAENTGFDYALTQVRYTASYGAEYQHESTSFSLALLLATRRLKVIAAVHPGLWQPGVLAKWAATADHLSGGRVAVNIVSGWFKHEFTGLGEPWLEHDERYRRSAEFIQALKALWTQDRANLAGDFYRLRDFSMQPKPVSLPGRLHPEIFQGGNSTAARGNGGRYADWYFSNGKDFDGVAEQIGELREIAALAGRSEAPRFGLNGFVIVRDTEAEAREVLREIVAKADVTAVAGFANAVRQAGAATADHRGMWADSSFEDLVQYNDGFRTQLIGTAEQVAERIVAYRKLGVDLILTGFLHFQEELEAFGEKVLPLVRELEVAAGLDPAAVPAAPVATASP; this is translated from the coding sequence ATGCCGACCGACCCGACCACCACGCCGCTGCGCTTCGCCTACTGGGTGCCCAACGTCAGCGGCGGCCTGGTGACGTCGACCATCGAGCAACGCACCGACTGGAGTTACGACTACAACGTCGAGCTGGCCCGGCTGGCTGAGAACACCGGCTTCGACTACGCCCTCACCCAGGTCCGCTACACCGCCAGCTATGGTGCCGAATACCAGCACGAGTCAACCAGTTTCAGTTTGGCGCTGCTGCTGGCCACCCGGCGACTGAAGGTGATCGCCGCGGTACACCCGGGGCTGTGGCAGCCCGGGGTGCTGGCCAAGTGGGCGGCCACCGCCGACCACCTCTCGGGTGGTCGGGTCGCCGTCAACATCGTCAGCGGCTGGTTCAAACACGAGTTCACCGGGCTGGGTGAGCCGTGGCTCGAACACGACGAGCGCTACCGTCGTAGCGCCGAATTCATACAGGCTCTGAAGGCACTGTGGACGCAGGATCGGGCCAACCTGGCCGGCGATTTCTATCGGCTGCGCGACTTCAGCATGCAGCCCAAGCCCGTCTCGCTGCCCGGCCGACTGCATCCGGAGATCTTTCAGGGCGGCAACTCCACCGCGGCCCGTGGCAACGGCGGGCGCTATGCCGATTGGTATTTCTCCAATGGGAAGGACTTTGACGGCGTGGCCGAGCAGATCGGGGAGTTGCGCGAGATCGCGGCGTTGGCAGGACGTTCCGAAGCTCCCCGATTCGGCCTCAACGGGTTCGTCATCGTGCGCGACACCGAGGCCGAAGCGCGCGAAGTTCTACGAGAGATCGTCGCCAAAGCCGATGTGACCGCCGTAGCGGGATTCGCGAACGCGGTGCGCCAAGCCGGCGCAGCCACCGCCGACCACCGCGGCATGTGGGCCGATTCGAGTTTCGAGGACCTGGTGCAGTACAACGATGGCTTCCGTACCCAGCTGATCGGCACCGCCGAGCAAGTCGCTGAACGCATCGTCGCCTACCGCAAACTGGGCGTCGACCTGATCCTGACCGGATTCCTGCACTTCCAGGAAGAACTTGAGGCATTTGGCGAGAAGGTGTTGCCGCTCGTCCGGGAATTGGAGGTGGCTGCAGGCCTCGACCCTGCCGCGGTGCCGGCGGCGCCGGTGGCTACGGCGTCACCGTGA
- a CDS encoding FMNH2-dependent monooxygenase has protein sequence MSQMSVIAATATTDTADGATVAGVLTVADRVADQLRETAAERDRANGTPRAEIELLRSNDLLQVQEPIEYGGSGFTYAQAAQVTRRIARGDTSIAHLIGYHYAQTRIAGLFGTPVQADALSRRNAAEKLFWGGIQNPRGGSDLVLTRDGDGFRLNGHRTFASGASTGDQLSVTAALDGELVFLSLDVRGGRQGFTFLNDWDNIGQRLTDSGGVRIDNARIEHDEVLGEEPFVGATPSPYQTLVTPHWQLAFANFYIGTAEGALSEALDWTHRYASPWESSGVDKATDDPYILRTVGELTSQVHAAALLTDRAGDALQTALAVGPALTEDQRAEAAVAVYEAKYFTTTVSLETVSRLFEIQGARATSSRYGFDRHWRNLRTHTLHDPVAYKAREVGDWVVNRRRPEFSLYR, from the coding sequence GTGAGCCAGATGTCCGTTATCGCCGCCACCGCAACAACCGATACCGCTGACGGGGCCACCGTCGCTGGTGTGCTTACCGTGGCTGATCGTGTGGCCGACCAACTACGGGAGACCGCCGCCGAGCGGGACAGGGCCAACGGCACCCCGCGAGCCGAGATCGAACTGCTGCGCAGCAACGATCTGCTGCAGGTGCAGGAACCGATCGAGTACGGCGGATCCGGCTTCACCTACGCCCAAGCGGCCCAGGTCACCCGCCGCATCGCCCGCGGCGACACCTCGATCGCCCACCTGATCGGCTACCACTACGCGCAGACTCGGATCGCCGGGCTGTTCGGCACGCCCGTCCAGGCCGACGCGTTGTCGCGCCGCAATGCGGCCGAGAAGCTGTTCTGGGGTGGTATCCAAAACCCGCGCGGCGGATCCGATCTCGTGCTCACTCGCGACGGTGACGGGTTCCGGCTCAACGGGCACCGGACGTTCGCCAGCGGCGCCAGCACCGGAGACCAGCTGTCGGTGACCGCGGCATTGGACGGCGAACTGGTATTCCTGTCGCTGGACGTCCGAGGCGGCCGCCAGGGCTTCACATTCCTCAACGATTGGGACAACATCGGGCAGCGCCTGACCGACTCGGGCGGCGTGCGCATCGATAATGCGCGCATTGAACACGACGAAGTCCTCGGCGAGGAACCGTTTGTCGGCGCGACGCCCAGCCCGTACCAGACCCTGGTCACGCCGCATTGGCAGTTGGCATTCGCCAACTTCTATATCGGCACCGCCGAGGGCGCGCTGTCCGAGGCGCTGGACTGGACCCACCGATACGCCTCGCCCTGGGAATCTTCCGGTGTCGACAAAGCCACTGACGACCCCTACATCCTGCGTACGGTCGGCGAGCTGACCAGCCAGGTGCACGCCGCGGCGCTGCTCACCGACCGGGCCGGTGATGCGCTGCAGACGGCGTTGGCGGTGGGCCCCGCGCTGACCGAGGACCAGCGGGCCGAGGCGGCGGTGGCGGTCTACGAGGCCAAATATTTCACCACGACGGTGTCGCTGGAAACGGTCAGTAGGTTGTTCGAAATCCAGGGTGCGCGCGCCACGTCCAGTCGTTACGGGTTCGACCGGCACTGGCGCAACCTGCGCACCCACACCCTGCACGACCCGGTGGCCTATAAGGCGCGCGAGGTGGGCGACTGGGTCGTCAATCGCCGCCGGCCCGAGTTCTCGCTCTACCGCTGA
- the rpoE_1 gene encoding RNA polymerase subunit sigma-24: protein MGKHVDAIERVYRDQYGRVIASLVRRFGDVDVAEEAASEALLVALQRWPRDGVPPNPAGWLITVAANKAIDLIRRESQRTSKHLAANMIRDEPAHEATGGIADDRLRLIFTCCHPALAIEARVALTLRLLGGLSVAEIAAAFLVSETTMAQRIHRAKKKIAAARIPYRVPAAEDLPDRVAGVLAVIYLVFNEGYLATSGVAVRDDLATEAIRLGRMLCGLLPDCPEATGLLALMLLTQARRSSRIADGELVPLPEQHRGAWDRALVSEGHALVRNCLAINRPGRYQLLAAVNAVHTDAPSAADTDWSQIAALYRQLLVIDPGPVAELNYAVAIAELDGPEVALARVEKLPRANMKRYHAFHVTRAELLRRLGRSSEARAAYDAALMLVDNPAEKAYLVRRRAQLV, encoded by the coding sequence TTGGGCAAACACGTGGACGCGATCGAGCGGGTTTATCGCGACCAGTACGGACGGGTGATCGCCTCGTTGGTCCGTCGATTCGGCGACGTCGACGTCGCCGAGGAGGCGGCCAGCGAGGCGCTGCTGGTTGCTCTGCAACGGTGGCCGCGGGACGGGGTACCGCCGAACCCGGCCGGGTGGCTTATCACAGTCGCGGCCAACAAGGCGATCGACCTGATCCGCCGCGAATCACAGCGAACGTCAAAACATCTGGCAGCCAACATGATTCGCGATGAACCGGCGCACGAAGCCACGGGCGGCATAGCCGACGATCGGCTGCGGCTGATCTTCACCTGCTGTCACCCGGCGCTGGCGATCGAGGCACGGGTGGCGCTGACGCTGCGCCTGCTCGGCGGCCTTTCGGTCGCCGAGATTGCCGCGGCATTCCTGGTGTCGGAGACAACGATGGCGCAGCGGATCCACCGTGCCAAGAAAAAGATTGCCGCCGCGCGTATTCCGTACCGGGTACCCGCCGCCGAAGACCTGCCGGATCGGGTCGCCGGGGTGCTGGCGGTGATCTATCTGGTTTTCAACGAGGGATATCTGGCGACCTCCGGCGTGGCGGTGCGCGACGACCTCGCCACCGAGGCCATCCGGCTGGGCCGAATGCTGTGCGGGTTGCTGCCCGACTGTCCGGAGGCGACGGGCTTGCTCGCTCTGATGTTGCTCACGCAGGCTCGGCGGTCGAGCCGGATCGCCGACGGTGAGTTGGTGCCGCTGCCCGAACAGCATCGAGGTGCGTGGGATCGGGCACTTGTGTCCGAAGGGCACGCCCTGGTCCGCAACTGCCTGGCGATCAACCGTCCCGGTCGCTACCAATTGCTCGCCGCGGTCAACGCGGTACACACCGACGCGCCGAGCGCAGCTGACACCGACTGGTCCCAGATCGCCGCGCTGTACCGACAGCTGCTGGTGATCGACCCAGGACCGGTCGCTGAGCTCAACTACGCGGTCGCGATTGCCGAACTTGACGGGCCCGAGGTCGCCTTAGCGCGGGTCGAGAAGTTGCCGCGGGCAAACATGAAGCGCTATCACGCATTTCACGTCACCCGCGCCGAGCTGCTGCGGCGCCTCGGGCGGTCCAGCGAAGCGCGCGCCGCCTACGACGCAGCGTTGATGCTCGTCGACAACCCGGCCGAGAAGGCCTACCTCGTGCGCCGGCGCGCCCAGTTGGTGTGA
- a CDS encoding hypothetical protein (frameshifted, deletion at around 1167363;~possible pseudo due to internal stop codon) encodes MVLVGSSKRFAVVAAAGAATLAARRYAAARHSLAEVAPELRNPLLPFVPGIGHAWSLPLFRRASRIPSPAGPGVTVTERRAGEPSVRVLIVTPTHIAAPRPAVLYIHGGGYVMGSPEMEVGFAARLARELGVVTVSPDYRLAPEHPFPAGLDDCMTVLRWLRTNAAELGIDPQRLAVMGASAGGGLAAAVAQRSHDEGIPLRAQVLVYPMLDDRSTLRTDHAGRGRFMWTPEANRFGWSCYLGRQPRMSDAPEYAAPARRQDLSGLPPAWVGVGELDLFYTEDVDYAQRLQSSGVTSTLVTIPGMYHGAELFAPKSEMLRAFHASAQAHLRTHLL; translated from the coding sequence GTGGTGCTCGTCGGCTCGTCGAAGCGATTCGCCGTCGTTGCCGCGGCAGGGGCGGCCACGCTGGCGGCCCGGCGATACGCGGCCGCGCGCCACAGCCTGGCCGAAGTGGCGCCCGAGCTCCGAAATCCGTTGCTGCCGTTCGTTCCTGGAATCGGGCATGCCTGGTCGCTGCCGTTGTTTCGCCGCGCTTCGCGAATACCCAGCCCCGCGGGACCGGGCGTGACGGTGACCGAACGCCGCGCCGGTGAGCCCTCCGTTCGGGTGCTGATCGTCACGCCCACCCATATCGCTGCGCCACGGCCCGCCGTGCTGTACATACACGGTGGCGGCTATGTCATGGGCTCGCCGGAGATGGAGGTCGGTTTCGCCGCGCGACTGGCCCGGGAACTCGGCGTGGTCACCGTCTCACCCGACTACCGGCTGGCGCCCGAACACCCATTTCCGGCCGGACTCGACGACTGCATGACCGTGTTGCGGTGGCTGCGTACCAACGCCGCCGAGTTGGGCATCGACCCGCAGCGATTGGCCGTGATGGGCGCCAGCGCGGGCGGTGGCCTGGCCGCCGCCGTCGCGCAGCGCAGCCACGACGAGGGAATCCCGCTGCGGGCGCAGGTGCTGGTGTACCCGATGCTCGACGACCGCAGCACGCTGCGCACCGATCACGCCGGGCGGGGCCGGTTCATGTGGACCCCGGAAGCGAATCGGTTCGGCTGGAGCTGCTATCTGGGCCGCCAACCGCGAATGTCGGACGCGCCGGAGTACGCGGCACCCGCGCGCCGGCAGGATCTGAGCGGGCTGCCGCCGGCTTGGGTCGGGGTGGGAGAACTCGACCTGTTCTACACCGAGGACGTCGACTACGCGCAGCGGCTGCAATCCAGCGGCGTCACCAGCACGCTTGTCACGATTCCCGGGATGTACCACGGGGCCGAACTATTTGCTCCGAAATCGGAGATGCTGAGGGCTTTTCACGCGAGCGCCCAGGCCCACCTGCGCACCCACCTGCTCTGA
- the whiB3 gene encoding transcriptional regulator WhiB, whose protein sequence is MPQPEQLPGPNADIWNWQLQGLCRGVDSSMFFHPDGERGRARMLREQRAKEMCRRCPVIDECRTHALDVGEPYGVWGGLSESERELLLKGAIGRGRGIRRSA, encoded by the coding sequence ATGCCACAGCCGGAACAGCTACCTGGGCCCAACGCCGACATCTGGAACTGGCAGTTGCAGGGGTTGTGCCGAGGCGTCGACTCATCGATGTTCTTCCATCCCGACGGAGAGCGCGGCCGAGCCCGCATGCTTCGGGAGCAACGCGCCAAGGAGATGTGCCGGCGCTGCCCGGTAATCGACGAGTGCCGCACGCATGCGCTCGATGTCGGTGAGCCCTACGGAGTGTGGGGCGGCCTGTCGGAGTCCGAGCGCGAGTTGCTGCTCAAGGGCGCCATCGGTCGCGGCCGCGGTATCCGCCGCTCGGCCTGA
- the sigD gene encoding ECF RNA polymerase sigma factor SigD, giving the protein MTMQGERLDAVVGQAAAGDRNALREVLETIRPIVVRYCRARVGTVERSGLSADDVAQEVCLATITALPRYRDRGRPFLAFLYGIAAHKVADAHRAAGRDLAYPTEAVPERRSYDAGPEQMAIEADSVTRMNELLETLPAKQREILILRVVVGLSAEETAAAVGSTTGAVRVAQHRALQRLKDEIVAAGDYA; this is encoded by the coding sequence ATGACAATGCAGGGAGAACGTCTCGACGCTGTGGTCGGCCAGGCCGCCGCAGGGGACCGGAATGCACTTCGGGAGGTGCTGGAGACCATCCGTCCGATCGTCGTCCGGTACTGCCGAGCGCGCGTCGGCACCGTCGAACGGAGTGGATTGTCAGCAGATGACGTGGCACAGGAGGTGTGTTTGGCCACCATAACGGCGCTGCCGCGCTACCGGGACCGAGGACGCCCGTTCCTGGCCTTCCTGTACGGCATCGCAGCCCACAAAGTCGCCGACGCGCACCGCGCCGCCGGCCGGGACCTGGCCTATCCCACCGAGGCCGTTCCCGAGCGCCGGTCCTACGACGCCGGCCCGGAACAGATGGCCATCGAGGCCGACTCGGTCACCCGGATGAACGAACTGCTCGAGACGCTCCCGGCCAAGCAACGCGAGATCCTGATCCTGCGCGTGGTAGTCGGTCTGAGTGCCGAGGAGACCGCCGCAGCCGTCGGAAGTACCACCGGAGCTGTCCGGGTGGCTCAACACCGCGCCCTTCAACGGTTGAAGGACGAAATCGTCGCGGCAGGTGACTATGCGTAA